In Silene latifolia isolate original U9 population chromosome 3, ASM4854445v1, whole genome shotgun sequence, a single window of DNA contains:
- the LOC141649022 gene encoding uncharacterized protein LOC141649022 — MKVTELASATSFYLSMVYAFNDIHAREELWAQLVDLSVHIKDPWLVCGDFNCVLSHAERLGGSSSDNEIDDFQSCLTRCGLVDSPAKGSFFTWNNKQDVSSRVYSRLDRALINQEWSDKMSNMYAHFLPEGYGTKMYCLVKKMHQLKPSFRQYNKDYFSDIENSAILALKNLEYIQAQLATDPRDILWLQKEQEAISEYKELQNACTLFLSQKAKAAWIKDSTILTLIPKCNMPTQVTQF; from the exons ATGAAGGTTACTGAATTGGCTTCtgctacttctttctatctttctaTGGTATATGCTTTCAATGATATCCATGCAAGGGAAGAATTATGGGCTCAGTTGGTGGACTTGTCTGTTCATATCAAGGATCCTTGGCTTGTGTGTGGGGATTTCAATTGTGTACTGTCACATGCTGAAAGATTAGGAGGTAGTAGTAGTGATAATGAAATTGATGATTTCCAAAGTTGTCTGACCAGGTGTGGGTTAGTGGATAGTCCTGCTAAGGGTTCCTTTTTCACTTGGAACAACAAACAGGATGTCAGTTCTAGAGTCTATAGCAGATTGGATAGGGCACTCATTAATCAGGAGTGGAGTGATAAAATGTCTAATATGTATGCACACTTTCTACCTGAGG GCTATGGCACTAAAATGTACTGTCTAGTTAAGAAAATGCACCAGTTGAAGCCTTCCTTTAGACAATACAATAAGGATTACTTCTCTGATATTGAGAATAGTGCCATTCTTGCTTTGAAAAATTTAGAATATATTCAAGCCCAGCTTGCTACAGATCCTAGAGATATCTTATGGCTCCAAAAAGAACAGGAGGCTATTAGTGAATATAAGGAGCTGCAGAATGCTTGTACTCTCTTTTTGAGCCAGAAAGCTAAGGCAGCTTGGATAAAAGACTCTACTATACTGACTCTCATACCAAAGTGCAATATGCCCACTCAGGTAACCCAATTTTAG